The Deltaproteobacteria bacterium genomic interval GGCTCGTCAAGTCAAGTTTAACTCTACCAGGGTCAATCCCCTGTTATCGCTTGTCGCACCACCCTGAGGAGCTCTCCGATCTTGTAAGGCTTGCTGACAAAGCCGCGCGCTCCTTTTTTCATAAGATCTTCCAGAGGTTCATAGGGTGAGTAGCCGCTGGCAATGAGAACTTTTGCCCGGCTGTTTATCCTCAACAGTTCTTCCAGGCACTTCTTGCCACTCATCCCGGGCATGATCAGATCAAGAATCACCAAATCAATTTGCTTTTCTTGTCGCCTGTAGATTTGCAGAGCATCATCACCGTTTGCAGCAGCAATCACTTGGTAGCCAGCTCTGCTGAGCATCTGT includes:
- a CDS encoding response regulator — translated: QMLSRAGYQVIAAANGDDALQIYRRQEKQIDLVILDLIMPGMSGKKCLEELLRINSRAKVLIASGYSPYEPLEDLMKKGARGFVSKPYKIGELLRVVRQAITGD